The window CGACCGTGCTGTACGATCGATCCTGATTCTCGAACGCGACGGTAGACGAGCCGACGGTTGCCGGGAACCACCGCGAGGTGACCACGGACCCGGCTGCATCGGGCGGGCCGTTTTAATCGATACCCGGGACGAGCAGACACCCTTTTCAGCGCCGATACCATACCCGCTGTCGATGGACTCCGCCGCGTTGCTGGACTTGTTGGGAAACGAGAACCGGCGACGGATCCTTCGACTGCTCGCCCGGAAGCCCTGTTACGTTACCGAGATTTCCGACTACCTCGGCGTGAGTCCCAAGGCGGTCATCGAACACCTGCGGAAACTCGAGGAGGCGGGCCTGATCGAGAGCCGGATCGACGACCAGCGACGGAAGTACTTCCACATCGCGCGCAACGTCCGGCTCGAGGTCACCGTCTCCCCGTACGGATTCGCGAGCAAGAGTGCCTATCCGGCGAACAGTAGCTTCGACATCACGACCTGTCGGCACCTCTCGCTGGACGTTTCCCTCGAGCAGACCGACGACCTCGACGAGTTGCTCGAGGTGCTCGACGACCTCGAACAGCTCGAGAACGAACTCTCGCTCGCCCAGCGGTGGGTTCAGGGGCGGCTCTGTGACGTCCTCGACCGGATCTCCGAGGCGGTCGACGCCGGTCCGGAGAGCCGAATCTACGCGGACCTGCTGACGAGCGTTCGCTCGGAGCCCAAATCGGTCGGCGAGCTGAGCGAGGACATCGATGCGCCCCGCGAGGTCGTCGCGGAACTGCTCGAGGTGATGGCCGACAACGGCGTCGTTCGGCGGACCGAGCGAGGCTGGGAGCTGACGCGAGAGGGGACGCGGTCCCAGCAGTCGTAGGTCTGGATCGAGTCGGGCCAGGTCGAGTCAGGTCGGATCAAGCCGGGTCGGGTCACGTCGGGTCCGGTCCAGTCGGATTCGCCGTCATCAGCCCGGTCACTCCGTTCTCGAGGCTTCAGTCCACGTCACGGGAGAGTCCTGCCCGCAGGTCCCGCCCGAAGTAGTAGCCGATGACGGTCGTCGCCAGACCGGCCGTCGCGCCGACCGCGAGGAGGATTTGCGTGTTGCCAGCCACCGCGAGCAACGGGTCGGTCACGAGCGTTACCAGCCCGCTCGAGAGGACGCCGGCGGCGGCCATCTCGAGGTAGCGTCGCTTCGACGCCAGGAGGCCGACGAGGAACGCGACGGCGAACATCCCGATCAGCCGGCCAGCGACGGGGATAACCGTGCCGCCGGCGAGGAGACCGGTCCCGATCAGGAGGACCAGAGCGAGGAACGCTTTGGGCGAGAAGAGGTCACCGCGCGAGATCGGTCCGGGACGGGGGAGACTCGGGACGAAACGGGAGAGGACGGACGAACTATCGGAGTCGGTGGCCGGCTCCGCGGCCGACGGTCCGGGATCGAGTTCGGGTTCGGACCCAGTTTCGGAAGCCGATCCGAGCCCGGCACTCGAGGAGTCGTCGA of the Halobiforma lacisalsi AJ5 genome contains:
- a CDS encoding ArsR/SmtB family transcription factor; translation: MDSAALLDLLGNENRRRILRLLARKPCYVTEISDYLGVSPKAVIEHLRKLEEAGLIESRIDDQRRKYFHIARNVRLEVTVSPYGFASKSAYPANSSFDITTCRHLSLDVSLEQTDDLDELLEVLDDLEQLENELSLAQRWVQGRLCDVLDRISEAVDAGPESRIYADLLTSVRSEPKSVGELSEDIDAPREVVAELLEVMADNGVVRRTERGWELTREGTRSQQS